Below is a genomic region from Telmatobacter sp. DSM 110680.
TCCTTGTGCTGGAGCCGTATCGCCGCGATCGCTTCGTACGCTTCCACGCCATGCAGTCGATCCTCTACTTTGTTGCCGCGGTAGCCTTCAACATCGTGTGGAGCATCATGGTCGGATTCCTGATTAGCATTAGCGGCTGGATCGCAGTCGTATCGATTCCCATTCGCTTGCTGATCTCGCTGGCTCTCTTCGGACTTTGGCTGTTCCTCATGTTTCAGGCCTATAGCCAGCGCGAGTTTCGTATCCCGATCCTTGGCGCGATAGCAGCGAAGCAGGCGGGCTCATAAACGATGACATCCGAAACCAATTTCAAGTTTTCCCTAACGCAAAGAGGGAGGCAGATCGTGAAACTTCGAAATCAAGCTCTGTGTAAAGGGTCGCCACTTTTCGTTTTGTCCCTTGCGATAGTCTGCGTAGCGGGATGCAAAACTCATTCCGCTGCAAAGGTGGAGGCAGCCAAGACTGAATCAACTGTCAAGTCGGCCCCGGTTGGTGGCACCTACTGCCTCCAGACCTATGCCCAGGGAACTCCGCCGACCAAGACTGTGCACTTCTCCTACAAAGAGAGTGAGAGCGACGGCACGTTGAAGGACTATGAGGGAGATCTTGTCGGCGACAATCTCGATTCGACCGTGCACGAAAAACGGCCAGCGAATGACACTGATCGAGAAATGGCGAGCGATAAGCGCTTCCCCGGACCGCCCATCGTCGACGGCTTTGTTGACACCAACCGTTCACTCCACTCCACGCGTAGCGACATCTCCGGCTGGTCGATGGGATCAAGTGGACAAGTGCAGGCGTTTACTCCGTGGGGTCTCTTTATCGCCAAGCCAGTCGTGACCCAGGTCGGCACTGAAAACGTGGCGGGATCCGAAGCGCTCAAGTATTCAGTCGACAGTTCCCAGCAGAGCCAACTCGAGAAGATGCCGTTGACTTTCGCTGGTGGATTGAAGGACTACACCATCAAAGGCACCGCATGGGTTGATCCCAAGCAGCAATGCATTCTTCAGTACGACATCAATTATGAAGAGGTTGCAAAAGACGGGACAGTCAAGAAGACCCATTATGAAGGCAGCACAGCGAGGCAATGAGGCTGAACGATTGGATTGAGAATTTGCAACTCAGTAGAGTGCAATCGCGACGGAAAGGCCGTCATCCCTCGCATTAAGAAGGCGGCCTCGTGGGAAGTGCAGTGAAACCACAAGTACACGTCATGACTTAGCAGGAGATGAGAGATCATGAGGTATTGCACCAAATGTGGAAACCAGCTTGAAGCTAACCTCAAGTTTTGCACTCAATGCGGCGCGCCAGCGCAGGCGCAACCGGAAACGCCGCAACTCGGAGACACTCAGCAACCAGCGTCCAATCCCGCCCCTCAAGCCCAGCCGGTCCCCACTCCGCCACCAGCACCCGCTGCTGGGTGGCAAGCCCTGCCAGTCTCACCGATGCAGCCACAGCCTCCTGCCAAGAAAAGCAGTTGGATTCCAGCCGTTCTCATCGCCCTTTCCGTGCTTGCATTCATCGCAGTTCTTGGCATCGGCGGATTGGTTTATGCCGGGTACAAGGTCAAGCAGAAAGCTACCGCAATGATTCACAAGGCAGAGAAGGACTCGTCCCCGCTCGGCCGCCTCGCTACTGATCTGAAAAGCGCTGACGCGAAGCCGCGGGAGGCGCCGGACACGAATTCCCCGGATGCCTCCGCAGTGCTCGGCGATCTTGCCAAAATGCTCGGCGCGGCCACTCCCGAGATGACGCCGGGCGATGGAGATCCCGTTCCCAGCGTGTCCGAGCGCGATCCGGTCGAGCCCTGCCCCGCAGCATCTTTACCTCCGGAAAGCAGTGCGCGCATCCCACTGCAGGAAGGCACCGTAATCACGACTGCCTGGGGCGTCAAATACCAGGACGTAGAGAGCCGTATTTCCGTCATGACCCCGACACCTGTCGCTATCGCGACGTCGCACACCACCAGCTCTTATAAAGACGACAATGGACGTGAACAAACCCCGTCCGCCCACAATTCCACTGTCTGCAATGTAGACATCGCATCTGCGGGCACCT
It encodes:
- a CDS encoding OmpA family protein: MRYCTKCGNQLEANLKFCTQCGAPAQAQPETPQLGDTQQPASNPAPQAQPVPTPPPAPAAGWQALPVSPMQPQPPAKKSSWIPAVLIALSVLAFIAVLGIGGLVYAGYKVKQKATAMIHKAEKDSSPLGRLATDLKSADAKPREAPDTNSPDASAVLGDLAKMLGAATPEMTPGDGDPVPSVSERDPVEPCPAASLPPESSARIPLQEGTVITTAWGVKYQDVESRISVMTPTPVAIATSHTTSSYKDDNGREQTPSAHNSTVCNVDIASAGTYVTVVGTHIPGLIHGVTRLRMSDKSFSEVKASGKTNFEYLDFMQAGNAVKPVHDAGPLARVEPQDVPYPMILNDERTTLPSIHLAGIFESKPPDPRSKKWRPNHAAVDLYVLDDAADPLVLLWKEKDPAFHDGKFRVEVVKIDFKTQHPVNTVEKQLTEQKRAVTYGIYFDFNKDTIKTESEPVLKQIVQAMADNPAWKLTVEGHTDNIGGDSYNLDLSKRRAAAVKQALVMRYHIAADRLSTDGFGASRPVETNDTLEGRARNRRVELTRE